The following coding sequences lie in one Nocardioides sambongensis genomic window:
- a CDS encoding asparaginase — translation MPAQPEQRAHDPSGGDDPLTPAAPNHDPSPGTASTARPRVSVGALGGTIASTSAAGDGHAVTPTLSADDLAAAVPGLADLATLRAETLAMLPSPSLDEATVLRALTWARAEVADGAAGVVLTQGTDTLEESAYLLDLLWDLPEPLVVTGAMRSAQAPGADGPANLVAAISCAIAPAARGRGVLVVLADEVHAARWVAKTDSVAPGAFRSPATGPVGRYVESEVAFLVGPPDVPAPALPVPARTPGPWVPLLTTYLGDDGRALDALVAAGADGVVIAGFGAGHVSAAMAEAVGRAVSAVPIVFATRTGAGPTGRALYGYPGSEVDLLGRGAHGAGWLPPVKARLLLWTLLAGGTRSAAGIREGFDRRGGL, via the coding sequence GTGCCAGCTCAGCCAGAGCAACGTGCTCACGATCCTTCCGGAGGAGACGACCCCCTGACCCCAGCAGCACCGAACCACGACCCGAGCCCGGGGACCGCGTCGACCGCGCGGCCCCGGGTCTCGGTCGGCGCCCTCGGCGGCACCATCGCCTCCACCTCCGCCGCCGGCGACGGCCACGCGGTGACACCGACCCTCTCCGCGGACGACCTCGCCGCGGCGGTGCCCGGGCTCGCCGACCTGGCCACCCTGCGGGCCGAGACGCTGGCGATGCTGCCCAGCCCGTCCTTGGACGAGGCGACCGTGCTGCGAGCGCTGACCTGGGCGCGGGCCGAGGTCGCGGACGGGGCCGCCGGCGTCGTACTGACGCAGGGCACCGACACCCTGGAGGAGTCGGCCTACCTGCTCGACCTCCTCTGGGACCTGCCCGAGCCCCTGGTGGTGACCGGGGCGATGCGCTCGGCGCAGGCGCCCGGTGCCGACGGCCCGGCCAACCTGGTCGCCGCGATCTCCTGCGCGATCGCTCCCGCCGCTCGCGGGCGCGGGGTGCTGGTCGTCCTCGCCGACGAGGTGCACGCCGCGCGCTGGGTCGCCAAGACCGACTCGGTGGCCCCCGGAGCCTTCCGCTCCCCGGCGACCGGCCCGGTCGGGCGGTACGTCGAGTCCGAGGTCGCGTTCCTGGTCGGCCCTCCCGACGTCCCGGCCCCGGCCCTGCCGGTCCCGGCCCGCACCCCCGGCCCCTGGGTCCCCCTGCTGACCACCTACCTCGGCGACGACGGCCGGGCGCTGGACGCGCTCGTCGCCGCCGGTGCGGACGGGGTGGTGATCGCCGGCTTCGGGGCCGGCCACGTGTCGGCGGCGATGGCCGAGGCGGTCGGCCGCGCGGTGTCCGCGGTGCCGATCGTCTTCGCCACCCGGACCGGCGCCGGCCCCACCGGCCGGGCGCTCTACGGCTACCCCGGCTCGGAGGTCGACCTGCTGGGCCGCGGCGCGCACGGGGCCGGTTGGCTCCCCCCGGTCAAGGCGCGGCTGTTGCTGTGGACGCTGCTCGCGGGCGGGACGCGCAGCGCCGCGGGGATCCGGGAGGGGTTCGACCGACGGGGCGGGCTCTGA
- a CDS encoding glycoside hydrolase family 13 protein, with protein MTETTGRAPWWRDAVIYQIYPRSWADADGDGVGDLPGITAHLDHLADLGVDAVWLSPFYTSPQHDAGYDVADYRDVDPLFGDLAAADALIARAHEFGLRVIVDIVPNHSSSEHPWFRAALAAAPGSPERGRYLFRDGRGADGAEPPNNWQSLFGGPAWERIAEPDGTPGQWYLHLFDRSQPDFDWTDPAVGDEMESVLRFWLDRGVDGFRIDVAHGLVKAPGLPDQDPVPADPGSPMPMWDQDPVHDIYRRWRRVVTEHPGDRVLCGEAWVSPLDRLARYVRPDELHQTFNFDYLMTPWVASAQRATITRSLEQMAAVGAPATWVLSNHDVVRHASRLGYPQDAGSGALPGIGPRDPQPDAELGLRRARAATAVMLALPGSAYLYQGEELGLPEATELPDDVRQDPTFHRTGGGLPGRDGCRVPVPWRSDAPGFGFGPSGRTWLPQPPGYGDLAPDRQRGVPGSTLELYRALLRLRRELGLGRGRLVWTDDDSETLLGFDLTTPAGSTIGVLANLGDRAVVVPAGAEVLVATDVLPASGLLPRDVAVWFRRG; from the coding sequence ATGACCGAGACGACCGGACGGGCACCCTGGTGGCGGGACGCGGTGATCTACCAGATCTACCCGCGCAGCTGGGCCGACGCCGACGGCGACGGCGTCGGCGACCTCCCCGGCATCACCGCCCACCTGGACCATCTCGCGGACCTGGGCGTGGACGCGGTCTGGCTGTCGCCCTTCTACACCTCCCCGCAGCACGACGCCGGCTACGACGTGGCCGACTACCGCGACGTCGACCCGCTCTTCGGGGACCTGGCCGCCGCCGACGCGCTGATCGCCCGTGCCCACGAGTTCGGGCTCAGGGTCATCGTCGACATCGTGCCCAACCACTCCTCCTCCGAGCACCCGTGGTTCCGGGCGGCACTGGCCGCCGCGCCCGGCAGCCCGGAGCGCGGCCGCTACCTCTTCCGGGACGGCAGGGGCGCCGACGGTGCGGAGCCGCCGAACAACTGGCAGAGCCTCTTCGGTGGGCCGGCCTGGGAGCGGATCGCCGAGCCCGACGGCACGCCCGGGCAGTGGTACCTGCACCTCTTCGACCGCAGCCAGCCGGACTTCGACTGGACCGACCCCGCGGTGGGCGACGAGATGGAGTCCGTGCTCCGGTTCTGGCTGGACCGCGGCGTGGACGGATTCCGGATCGACGTGGCTCACGGTCTGGTCAAGGCACCGGGGCTGCCGGACCAGGACCCGGTGCCCGCCGACCCGGGCTCCCCGATGCCGATGTGGGACCAGGATCCGGTGCACGACATCTACCGCCGGTGGCGGAGGGTCGTCACGGAGCACCCCGGGGACCGGGTGCTGTGCGGCGAGGCCTGGGTGAGCCCGCTGGACCGTCTCGCCCGCTACGTCCGCCCCGACGAGCTGCACCAGACCTTCAACTTCGACTACCTGATGACACCGTGGGTGGCGTCCGCGCAGCGCGCCACGATCACGCGCTCGCTGGAGCAGATGGCGGCCGTCGGAGCTCCGGCCACCTGGGTGCTCTCCAACCACGACGTGGTGCGCCACGCCAGCCGGCTCGGCTACCCCCAGGACGCCGGGAGCGGCGCACTGCCCGGGATCGGGCCCCGCGACCCGCAGCCGGATGCCGAGCTGGGACTGCGCCGCGCCCGCGCCGCGACCGCGGTGATGCTGGCGCTGCCGGGCTCCGCCTACCTCTACCAGGGCGAGGAGCTGGGCCTCCCCGAGGCCACCGAGCTGCCCGACGACGTCCGGCAGGACCCCACCTTCCACCGCACCGGCGGCGGGCTGCCCGGCCGCGACGGCTGCCGGGTGCCGGTGCCGTGGCGCAGCGACGCACCCGGGTTCGGCTTCGGCCCGAGCGGGCGCACCTGGCTCCCGCAGCCTCCCGGGTACGGCGACCTCGCCCCCGACCGTCAGCGCGGGGTGCCCGGCTCCACCCTCGAGCTCTACCGTGCGCTGCTGCGGCTGCGCCGGGAGCTGGGCCTGGGGCGGGGCCGGCTCGTGTGGACCGATGACGACTCCGAGACCCTCCTCGGCTTCGATCTGACCACGCCCGCGGGGAGCACGATCGGCGTGCTCGCCAACCTCGGCGACCGCGCCGTCGTCGTACCGGCGGGGGCGGAGGTGCTGGTCGCGACCGACGTACTGCCGGCGTCGGGGTTGCTCCCGCGCGACGTCGCGGTCTGGTTCCGGCGCGGGTGA